One genomic region from Bacillus aquiflavi encodes:
- a CDS encoding ATP-binding cassette domain-containing protein, whose amino-acid sequence MTLHLNNLVKKYGKLTVLDGISATFEEGQCYLLLGENGAGKSTLAKCIAGDEEYDNGSIYLDHSSLNLHEMVALQYQSFDSFPHLKVREVIQLFQRLIVNPFDVEELYELLGITSFENILMKNTSGGQRKAVSIILAFLLNKPIILLDEPFADLDLTKKKQFLYFLKMQLQQENKLFILISHEVAGFEELFDYIYILKNGRIVEQGKRDELKMKYQNTIFPGIEGIYFEVTGQLLGGKVG is encoded by the coding sequence ATGACATTGCATTTGAATAATCTCGTAAAAAAATATGGCAAATTGACTGTACTAGATGGTATTTCTGCAACATTTGAGGAGGGTCAATGTTATTTGTTGTTAGGAGAGAATGGTGCTGGGAAATCAACGTTAGCAAAATGTATCGCAGGTGACGAAGAATATGATAATGGTTCAATCTATCTAGATCATTCATCATTAAATCTACATGAAATGGTGGCTTTACAGTATCAATCATTTGATAGTTTCCCACATTTAAAAGTACGAGAAGTTATTCAATTATTTCAGCGGTTAATAGTTAATCCATTTGATGTGGAGGAGCTTTATGAATTATTAGGCATTACATCATTTGAGAATATTTTGATGAAAAATACTTCAGGTGGACAACGTAAAGCCGTTTCCATCATTTTAGCATTTCTATTAAACAAACCAATTATATTATTAGATGAGCCTTTTGCTGATCTAGATTTAACGAAGAAAAAACAATTTCTTTATTTTTTAAAAATGCAACTGCAGCAAGAAAATAAATTATTTATTTTGATTAGTCATGAAGTGGCTGGCTTTGAAGAATTATTTGATTACATTTATATTTTGAAAAATGGACGAATAGTTGAACAGGGGAAGAGAGATGAACTAAAGATGAAATATCAAAATACTATATTCCCCGGAATTGAAGGAATTTATTTTGAAGTGACAGGGCAACTGTTAGGAGGGAAAGTAGGATGA
- a CDS encoding ABC transporter permease — MIGQIARSYMLENSRNSGMLIGNLLSTVIFIICSWVCKIFLGNSPETLDYMIKGQFLPISIMLLLFSFSFSSATIYLADLKANRTFNWLKRTGISSFTYYLGMGVGVFLLMNLLLIVLLTGYAMLIPISLQSFIAIILICNFVLLALYPLSFILAGLFKNGKVAQSMLVPILIIFMFSITMPSLFLTISNNNPQDYYLFLIWNPMLYLNDTLHFQLNLTESTWLPFYQYIFILILLSIVLFIGAKKIYNKR, encoded by the coding sequence ATGATTGGACAAATTGCACGCAGTTATATGTTAGAAAATAGCCGGAATTCAGGAATGCTGATAGGAAATTTATTATCAACTGTTATTTTTATTATTTGCTCTTGGGTATGTAAAATTTTCTTAGGAAATAGCCCAGAAACATTGGATTATATGATTAAGGGACAGTTTTTACCGATTTCGATTATGTTGTTACTTTTCTCCTTTTCATTTTCAAGTGCTACAATTTATCTAGCTGACTTAAAAGCGAACAGAACATTTAATTGGTTAAAGCGAACAGGCATTTCTTCATTTACTTACTATTTAGGTATGGGAGTTGGCGTTTTTTTATTGATGAATTTGTTACTTATTGTTCTTTTAACTGGCTATGCGATGTTAATACCGATTTCGTTGCAATCATTCATCGCTATCATACTGATTTGTAATTTTGTTTTACTAGCACTTTATCCATTAAGTTTTATATTAGCTGGGCTTTTTAAAAACGGAAAAGTTGCGCAAAGTATGTTAGTACCTATTTTAATCATATTTATGTTTTCGATTACAATGCCCTCTTTATTTTTAACTATAAGTAATAATAATCCACAAGATTATTATTTATTTCTAATCTGGAATCCAATGTTGTATTTAAATGATACTTTACATTTTCAATTGAATTTAACCGAAAGTACTTGGTTACCGTTTTATCAATATATTTTTATATTAATCTTACTTAGTATTGTACTTTTTATAGGTGCGAAAAAAATATATAACAAAAGGTGA